GAGAGGAACCTTGGTCGTGAGTACCCAGGTTATGCGTCCATCGGGCCAGGTTTCCCGCTCGACCTTGCCGATGATAGCTTCTCCTGTTTCCATGATGCGTTGCTCGTCGGCGTAAGCCTCTTCGGCATGGGGAGAGGAAAAGAGGTCAAAGTCGGTTTTCCCGATGAGGTCTTCAACCCGCTCAAAGCCAAAGTACCGGGCAAGGGAGCGACTTCCCCCGATGAAGCGGCCCCTTCGGTCTTTGAAATAGATGCGGTCGGGGATGTACTCAAGGAGGAACGCAANNNNNNNNNNGAGAGCACTTTCTCTTCAAAAGCGAGGGTAAGGATGCCGAAAAAGAGGGAGGCAATGCCCCCCGCAAGAAAGGACACCCACACAGGCTTTGGTTCTTCCATGAGCTTTCCGTGGAATATGGTGAAAATGAGAAGGAGAGCAAAGCCAAAGACTACTGCTCCGTACCCCCGACCTTTCCGTCCCAAGAGAACCTGAGAGAACTTTTCCACCGCCCTCACCGCTTAGAACCTGTAAAGAGAGGACACTCCGTGCATTCTTTCGTGCTGGCAAAGTCCACGATTCGGTACTCAATGGTTAGTCTCGTGTTGAGTCGACGAAGGAAGAGGAAAGATACCCCGAGACTACCGAAGAGCCCAAGAATAGCCAGGGATTCCTGGGGAAAGAGGGCCCTGAAAAGCGCGTACACCCCAAGGGCAAGGAGGATGGGGAAAAGGTAGAGGAAAAAGGCTATACCAAGAAGAACCGTATCCTTTGCTTTGACGAGCACCAAATCCCCCACGGAGGCACCGATGTCGTTTCGGGCAGAAACGGTGTAAAAGTCACTTCGGGAATCGTCAATGAGAGAGGAACTCAAGGGGCATCGCTCCCCGCCGCATCCGGATTTTTTCTCCACGTGGACCAGCGCGTACTCTCCCTCTGCGCGCAGCACTTTTCCTACCTGGAGCACCTTGGCGACCAACTCCTTACCCAACTTTTTATATCAAAACACTCTCTCGGATACAACTTCTTCCCTGAGAATCCTGGCAATATCTGTGTTCTCCGTAGCACCTGCAAAGAGCAGAGCTCCCTCTCCCCAGGCGTACAGGGGAACCAGAAGGGCGGCGTGCCCTGTGGTACTCCAGGAAATTCCGGCTTTCTCTGCAAAAAGACGGGCAAGGGAAATCCAGAGTGTTTTCTCGTCTTTCGAGGCGAGAAAATTCGCAAGAATCTCTTCGATTTCCGATTCCTCTTCCCAGAAGGAAGAGATGAACTGTCGGAGTGTCTCTTTCTCGAAAGGGACAGCTGCAAGCTCTGTGAAGAAACGCTCATATGAACCTTTCTGACGAAGCGCCACGGGAGAGGGTTTTCTCTTCAAACGAAGCCCTCCCGTTTCGTGGTCTGCGGTCACAAGAACAAGGGTTTCTTCAGGGTGCTTTTTGCCAAAGGATAGAGCCTCCCAGATGGCGGCATCGAATTCCTCGAGCTCCTTAAGGGAGGAAGCGATATCGTTCATGTGGTTGCACCAGTCGATGCGTCCCCCTTCAATGACAAGGAGAAAACCCCGAGGGCCCTGGAGGAGCTCTATGGCTTTTCGGACGCACTGAGAAAGGGTTGGAGAGGTTTCTTTTCGGTCGATGGCAAAGGTGAAGGGGAGGAGAGCAAGAAGGGGGAGCGGTCCCTTGAAGCTCGTGAATTCCTGGAAATCCCTGGTGATTGAGTATCCCTTTGCTTGAGCATGGTGGAGGATTTCCTCCCGCTTTTCTCTTGTCGAGGTAGCGATGCCGCTTCCCACAAAAAGGTCGAAGCCGCTTTCGATGAGCTGCTGGGCGATTTCGTCGTAGTTTCTCCGGGAAGAAGCATGGGCGTAGAAAGCGGCAGGAGTTGCGTCGTTCAGGGCTACGTTGGTGATAATGCCCACTCGAAGTCCATTTTCTTTTGCTTCCTGGGCTATGCTTTTCGCTGGTCGGCCAGAGGCGTCCTGGGCGAGGGTTCCTTCTTTCGTCTTGACGCCGCAGGCAATACTCGTTGCTGAAGCCGCAGAATCTGGAATTCTTCCATCTGCCGTGAGGTTTCCAAGGAGAACGTGAACGGGAAAAGCGCTAAAGGAGGCCTGAGGGACCGAAGCTTTGT
This is a stretch of genomic DNA from Candidatus Caldatribacterium sp.. It encodes these proteins:
- a CDS encoding SoxR reducing system RseC family protein → MLQVGKVLRAEGEYALVHVEKKSGCGGERCPLSSSLIDDSRSDFYTVSARNDIGASVGDLVLVKAKDTVLLGIAFFLYLFPILLALGVYALFRALFPQESLAILGLFGSLGVSFLFLRRLNTRLTIEYRIVDFASTKECTECPLFTGSKR
- a CDS encoding alkaline phosphatase, with translation MRRVLLLLLFLTVFVLPAHALPRYIFLFIGDGLGQEEIDLYKASVPQASFSAFPVHVLLGNLTADGRIPDSAASATSIACGVKTKEGTLAQDASGRPAKSIAQEAKENGLRVGIITNVALNDATPAAFYAHASSRRNYDEIAQQLIESGFDLFVGSGIATSTREKREEILHHAQAKGYSITRDFQEFTSFKGPLPLLALLPFTFAIDRKETSPTLSQCVRKAIELLQGPRGFLLVIEGGRIDWCNHMNDIASSLKELEEFDAAIWEALSFGKKHPEETLVLVTADHETGGLRLKRKPSPVALRQKGSYERFFTELAAVPFEKETLRQFISSFWEEESEIEEILANFLASKDEKTLWISLARLFAEKAGISWSTTGHAALLVPLYAWGEGALLFAGATENTDIARILREEVVSERVF